The Bifidobacterium bifidum ATCC 29521 = JCM 1255 = DSM 20456 region TGTCATCTCGCCTAATTCCACGGCCGTCACCATCGAATGCGCCACGAACAGCTTGTACGTGCTCGCCGATGCGAACACCTGGGAGGAGTCGATGTCGACGAGTGTGCCGGCATTGCTCAGATCGACCACGGAGACGGAATATCTCGCGCCGGAAAACACACCGGCCAGCGCGGCGGATGCCTGGGCAGTCAGGTCGCGTTCGGGCTGGGCCGGAGCCGGCATGGCCGCCTTGAACATGCTCCGAGACGCCGATTGGGAACGAACCCTGCCGGACCCCGACTTGTCGGAGAAACTTTCGTCGGAGGAGCCGTCATCGGCGGCACTGCCGTCGGTGGGGTCGACCGTGGCACCGGACCGGGCCGCACCGGCTGATGAAACGCTGCCGGACGAGCCATCGCCATCGTTCGAGCACCCGCGCACGGACAATAGCACCACCATCGTCACCACGGAGAACATCGCGATCAGCACCGTCAGACGGCGGCGCACATACGTCAGCTCACGGGTGGATATTATTCGGCCGCCAGGCGGGTTCGCCCGCCGACGAGGGCCGACACGACCGCCGGCATGCGTCACGATGCCGCGCAGGATACGTCCCGTCCTGCGCCGCGGCGGGCGCATATGCTTTGCCATCGCGCACCTCCCCGACTGCTCACATCGACGCCCCCATTGTAACCCCCGAACGCAGCTAGTCAGGGGCGAGCATCCACACCTTGGTCACCCGTCATGGCACGGCTAAGACAGGTCATATATACGACAGGTCATATATGACAGCCGGGCGTCGGCAGTATCGACAGGTACGTCGATGCCGCCGACGCCCGGCCGGTCAATGATTACTCAGCGACCGCGGCGGAACGGCGCCGCGTTGCGCTTGCCGTGCGACTTGCGGAATCCCGCGGCCTTGCGCGTGGCACGGTTCGGCCCGCTCTGGCTCCTGCGGTTCCGCCCGTCACGACGGTTGTCACCGTCGTTGTTGTGCGAGCCGCCCTTGCGGTCCTCGAACGACGTGTCGTGGAAACGCCCGTTGCGACGGTTGCTGCGGCGATCGGCCTCGCGACCGTCAAACGGCGTGTTGAAATCGTCGCCGAAGTCGTTGCCGCGGCGCTTCTTGCCGCCCTTGCGACCCTCAGCGTCACGGTACTGACGCCGGTCGTCAAAACGGCCGTCATCGAAGCCGGAGCGCCCGTATCCGTCGAAACGGTCCCGCTTGGTGGTGTGCTTGCGCTTGCCGTGCGGCTTGCCCTCGCCGATGATCGACATCTGCGATTCGTCCCGATGGTCGAACCGGTATTGGGCGCTCTCGCGGCCCTCCATTTCGGCGCCGTCATGACGATGGCCGTCACGGCGTGCGGACGGACGGGAGAAATCATGCTCGCCGCCACGGGCGCGGGACTTGCGGCCGGAACGTCCCCGCCCGCCGCGCGCCTCACCACCGCGACCGCCCTTGCGATCGGAGCGGCCGGCGCGCTCGGAACGGCGCAAAGCCTCAAGCGCCTTGTCCAGCGACCAGCCCTCGACGACCGGCGCGTGCTCGCCGACCAACTCGGTCAGATCTTCGGACGCCGGCGTGATTGCCACCGACTTGACTCGGATGCCGGCGCGCTTCATCATCTGGCGAGTGCTGCGGGCCTGATTCGGCAGGACGAGCGTCACCACGTCACCCTGTTCGCCGGCGCGCGCAGTGCGGCCGGAACGATGCAGGAACGATTTGGGGTCGGCCGGCGGATCGGTCTGCACGACCAGCGTCACATCATGGACGTCGATGCCGCGAGCGGCCACGTCGGTGGCAACCAATACGCGTACCAGGCCCTTCTCGAACGCCAACAGGTTGCGGTCACGCTGCTTCTGGCTGAGGTTGCCCTGCAGATCGACCGCGGGAATGCCCTCGTCGATCAGTTTCTTCGCCATCTTCTTGGCCTGGAACTTGGTGCGCGTGAACAGGATGCGCTTGCCGGTGCCGCTGGCCAGCAGACGAATCACCTCATGCTTGTTGCCCTGCGACACTTCGAACACGTGATGGGTCATCGTGTCGACCTGCGAGACGACAGAACTGACCGCATGTACTTTCGCATCCGGCAGGAACCGCTTGACCAGCGCGTCCACGCCGTGGTCGAGCGTCGCCGAGAACAGCATACGCTGACCGCGCGAATCGGTCTGCTCCAGCAGACGCGTGACGGGCGGCAGGAATCCCATGTCGGCCATCTCGTCGGCCTCGTCGAGAATCGTGATCTCCACGGCGTCCAGAGACAGCTTGCCCTGACGCAGCAGATCCTCAAGACGTCCCGGGCAAGCGACGACGATATCGGCGCCCGCACGAAGCCCCGCGACCTGACGGGCGTAGCTCACGCCGCCATACACGGTGACGGTGCTCATGCCGTACGCCTCGGCGAGCGGCTGAATCACCTCGTCGATCTGGTTGACGAGCTCACGGGTCGGCGCGAGCACCAATCCGCGCGGACGCGGCAGGGACGCCTGCTCCCGCGCGGCCTTCTCGTCGGACGCCTTGCGAATCTGCTCGAATTCCTTCATGGCCACTTCGGTGACGCTGTGCTCGCTCAGGCGGGCGACCAGCGGAATGGCGAATGCGAGCGTCTTGCCGGAGCCAGTCTGCCCGCGACCGAGCAGATCGACGCCGTTCAGCGAATCGGCGAGCGTGTCCGCCTGAATCGGGAACGCGGTGACCTTGCCGTCCATGGCGAGCACGTGCACCAGCGGCTTGGGCACGCCGAGCTCGGCGAACGTCGGAGCGGCATCCTGCTCCTTGTCATCTGCGGAAGCATCAAGGGCGGCATCGATATCATCTATATCAACAGTGTCCGTATCGGTATGCATAACGGAACGCGCAGCGGAACCAGCCGCGAAATCATGGTGACGTTTCGGCACAATAGCCTTTCAACAACGAAGCCGATCACTTACGCGGCTTCTGACGGAGTGTCTACCATATCAGCACCCCCTCCCCAGGATGCCGGGCCGGACGCGGCGCGGCGCGGCGGTTTCGCTATTACCATGTTATCGGGCCGCCGATGACGTGCCAATGCGCGCCAATGCCATATCGACTCATTGAGAGAGGTTCAACGATGAAGAAAGGACTGTCCCCGACGACGGGGCGGGTCATGTTGCTGTGCTGCGCGATGCTGTGGGGAGGTAGCTATCCCATAGCCAAGGTCGCGATGGGTGTCGTCACGCCGCAATGGCTGATGGGATTGCGGCTAGTCGGCGCGTCGACGATCATGCTTATCCTGTTTCGCAAGCGAATCGTACCGTATCTGAACAAATCCATCATCATCCCGGGGCTGGTGACCGGGCTCACGTATTGGGGCACGATGATCAGCCAGACGGTCGGCCTGACGATGATCGAACCCGGCCGCAGCGCATTCCTGACCTCGGCGTATTGCGTGCTGGTGCCGTTCGTCTCATGGCTGCTGATGCGGCAGCGCCCTGCGGCGCGCAACATCGTCGCGGCCGCCCTGTGCCTGACCGGCGTCGGCTTCGTGTCGCTCGGGTCCGGGCTGGGCGGGCTCACGATTGGCACCGGCGACCTGTTGACGCTGCTGTGCGCGGTGATCTTTTCGTTCAATCTGGTGTGTCTGGGCAAGTGGAGCCGCGTCATCGACCCGGTGGCGCTGACGTTCGCGCAGTTCGTGACGGCCGGCGTGTGCTTCATAGTCGGCGCGTCGTTCAGCGAACCGGCGCCGAACGCCTCATGGCTTGCGCCGGGCGTCCTCGCATGCCTGGTCTACCTGTTTCTCGGCGCGACGATGCTGGCTCAGATCATGCAGAACGTCGGGCTCAAGGTGACCCCGCCTTCGCAGGCGTCGATCATCATGTGCCTGGAGACCGTGTTCAGCATGGTGTTTTCGGTGCTGTTCTATGGAGAGACTGTCAGTGGTGCTGCGGCGACCGGATTCGCGCTGATTTTCCTGGCGATACTGGTGTCGCAGATCCGGCTCAACGGGCGTCTGCTGGAGCGGGTCGGCCGCAAGGCGCGGTAGTGGTGCCACCACACGGCACCACACCACCACACGGCACCACACCACCACACGGCACCACACCACCGTGCGACACCACGCCACCGTGCGACACGCCCGGAGTGCGTAGCACAATCATCGAATCGTCACTGGCCATGCATTGCCATTGCGCCGTTCTTCGATTCGCACCTTGCGATTGTGCTACGCATTCCGGGCGTGTCGCATGCAATCGTGCGGTCAGCGGCGACGCAGCTTGGCGAGCTGATAGACCTCGTCGGAGGCCGCGGCGACTTCTGGACTGGTCACGCACTTGCCCTCCTCATGGGCGAGCGCCATGATGTCGTCCTGCGTGGCCATGTCGAGATTGCCGGTCGGCTCGTCGGCGAGGACAATCGACGGACCATAGCTCAGCGCCCGCGCGATGGCGACGCGCTGCCGGAGTCGCCGCTCGTACCAGTCGAACCGGAACCACCCGAATCAGAGCTGCTGCCCGGAGCACCGCCCATATCGGCGCCGCGACCGAACTGCTCCTCCTGGCTGGCGGTCTGGGTCTCCTGCGAGGAGACGCAGCTGGTTCGACACGGGCACCGACGCCACGGCCCCGCCGGCCACGCCAAGCGCGATACCGCACATCGTCACGATCAGCAGCTCGATTGCGAACTGCGCCGCCACCTTGACCTTCTTCACGCCGATGGCGGTGAGTACGCCGACCTCGTATTTGCGTTCGCGGATGTTGAACAGATTGAGCACGACCGCACCGACCGCCAGTACGACGATGAGCAGCGTAAGGGCGAACTTGGCGAGGCTGTCGAGCAGCACGAGGCTCGATTCGTGGTTCTCCACGTCGGCGGACTGCACGGTGTAGGTGTCGTCCAGTCCGGCCTTCCGGACGTCGGAAGCGAAGGTCTCATAGTCGTCGGCGCTGCCGAGCATGTAGGTGTAGCCCAGCTGGGTCGTGGTGTTGTTGTCATCGTCGTTCGCGGTGGTGTCGGCGTCCAAGCCAAGCGATTTGAGCGTGGAGACGGATGTGTATATCGCGTTGTCGGCGTCCTGCGAGGTGCCGCCCATCGGGCCCATCGCGCTGGTGTTGCTGGACGTGCTGTTCTTGTAGATGCCGCTGATGGTGAACGTGTAGGTCGTCGACGTGTCGGACGGGTTGGTGACGGTGATCTCGTCGCCGACCTTCAAGTCGTTGAAGTCGGCGAGCGCCTTGGAGATGATGACCTTGCCGTTGTCCGACTCGCCATAGCCGAACACTTCGCCGGACGACATCGTGAACGTGCCGTTCGCCGCGTTGGCGATGGCGGTGTCCGACGAGAATCCGGTGAGCGTGAAGTCGCCGGAGGTCATCATCATGACGCTAAGAGAGAACGTCACGACCGTCGAATCTTGTCTGGCTCTTTTCTGAAAACTCTCTGAACGGAGAAATACGATATTATGCCGGATACTGTCGCATTCGACGGCTTCCGATTCGTCACAGGTAGGTTTTCATCGCCAGATCAACGGTGAGTACGATGCCGGCGAGCACAGCCGCGATGCGCATGATCCGGGCCGGGATCCTGCGAGTGACGGGCGACGCTATGTATCCGCCGATGAAGCAGCCGATGCACAGCAGGATGGCCGCAGGCCAGTCCACGACGCCGCGCACGATGAAGATGACCGACGCGCTGATGTTCGCACCGGTGCCGATCAGCGTCTTGAGCGCATTGATCTGATGGAACGGACCGATCTTGCCTGCGTCGAGCACCGCGAGCGCGCACGTGCCGGCACCGGCACCGAAATATCCGCTGTATACCGCCACGAACGCGACGCCGAGCCATATCCACCATGGGTCCTTGGACATGGGTTGTGTCGATGCGGGAGCCGACGCGGGCGCGCCGTCGCTCCCCTGCCCTTGTGGCGTCGTCAGGGATCTGGCCTGGGCCATGACGTCCGCCGCGGCCTGCCGCGCCTGCATGCGGCCGCGCGGATTGACCGCTATGATCAGCGAGCTGAACAGGATCAGCGGCGGAACGGCGAATTCGAAGATCTTCGGGTCGAGGCTGAGCAGCAGCGCAGCGCCGGCGACGCCTCCCACCGCGCCGATGCTTACGTAGGTGATGGAACGCAGCCGCTGCCCGCGCAGCTCCTTGCGGGCGCCCAGCACGCCACCGATGCCGGTGCCGATCACGCCGACGGTATTGCTCGCGTTGGCGAGGACCGGCGGAATACCCAGCGCCAGCAGGGCCGGATACGATACCAGCGAAGACGCGCCGACCGCATATCCCACGAATCCGGCACCGATGCCGGCCAGCAGGATCAGCAGCATCGTCATCAGCGAAAAACCGGCAATCACCACCGCATCAACTCCCCGCATATATGGACATCCCGACTCAGGGAGAATACGTCAAAGCGGCACGGCCCGCAGCCGCTCGTCAACATAGCGGACATGAATCACGATGCGCGACGCGGTCGCACGATGGCCCGCGCTACAGCGATCCGAGTGCTCAGGCCTCCCCGCGCGGCACCGCGCCCGACAAGGACGCCGCATGATTGGCCACGCGCAGTTGCCCGTACACCAGCGCCCGCGTGAAATGGTGCGCGCACAGACCATTACTTTCCGCAGGATTATGGCATCCCGCGATATTGCAGGTACGTTCCGACATAACAGCCCCCTTCCACCGCCCCCCCCATGGATTACGGTGATCTTCTCTGAGGCTTCTGATGTTTTTGTGGGTTAGATTACGGGTTGTGGCAGTCGGATGTCGAGTCCGCCGCATCTGGGCATGACCAGGGCGATGAGGTTGGTGACGCGGTGGAAGCCGTAGGCCATGCGGACGGTGACCTTGATCCTGTTGTTGAACGCCTCCGACTGCCCGGCGGTCAGCCTGTCGGGGTCCTTCAATACGGCGTACCCGGCGCCGCGCATGCGCCTGGCCGCCTCCCCGTCGCCGCCGCGCGGGCGACCGCCGTCACGGCGGCGGTCATTGCTTCGTCGCGATCACCGACGTCGCGGCTGTCGCGGCGAACCCCTTGAGTACGTCTGCCATCACGTCACGGTCCTCGGCGTCGATGCCGCGGACGGCGGCGAGCATGACCGGCAACGACTGCGTCCAATGCGAGGTGAGTTCGCCGAACGTGTCATACCCGCCGGCCTCGAGGACGGCGAACAGGTTCTCGATGAACCGGCGGCGATGCTCGTCATCGAACTTCGCCATCCACCCGTTGATCGTGCGCGCCAGATACCGGGAGCTCGCGGACAGGCCGCCGGCGTGCACGAACTCGCCGCGCTCGACCTGCCAGTTCAACGCGAAATGCTGCATGATGCTGGCGCCGTCGCTGGAGACGATCGTATAGCCGTCCTCCACATGCTCGCGCATCTCGAACAGCATGCCGACGATCGACGATTCCGGCACCGACTTGTCGACGAGCGGCGCGACCCGCGCATAACCGGGAGTATCGAAGAAGTCGGCGTCGAAGCCCGGCCCGTCATGGCAGAACACGGCGATAAGGCGCTCCTGCACCGCGGCAGGCGCGTTTGCGGCCGCATACACCGCCAGATTGCCGCCTTTGGAATGGCCGCCGACCATGAGCGGGCCGTCCCGGCGCCCCGCGATGTCGGCCAGATACCGCGCGGCGGACTCCTGCGCGGCGACCGGACGACGGAACGCCATCGCGAAATCCTCCTTCCAGCCGACGATCGTGCTGTCGGTGCCGCGGAACGCGACGTACGATGAGCCGTCGCCGACGTCGAACACGCAGGCGGAGAACTGCTTGGTGGTCTCGGGGTCGAACTCGTCCACGTAGCCGCCGACGCGCAGATCCCGCCAGCGCGGGCTTTCGCACATCGCCCGCAACAGGTCGACATTCATCGACGGCGACCACACCTTGCCGAACATGTCGTCATAGCATTCCGCGCGCAGCAGGTCCCTGACGCCCACCATGGCGAGGTCGACGTCCGTCGCCTCCGCATCGAGTCTCGGCACGTTGACGGGCATCCGCGCGTATGACAGCTGCGCGAGCGCCAGACTGTCGACCTCGTTGAACGGACGGTCGGCGAACGTGTCCTCGTTCGCGCGGATGTCATCGATGATGTTCCCCATGGCGGCCTCCCGTGATGCCATCGATTCTACGCGCTCCCCTTCACACGCGACGCCCCGGCCGCCTGGCACGCGCCGACACGCACTACAATGGTCTGATCACGTCAACATCACGCATGCATCCCATGCACGCCAAGCGGTTTCAAGCGCGAAGGAGAGCACTATGACGCACATCGACACCACCTGTGTCCAAGGCGGATACCAGCCGGGCAACGGGGAGTCCCGCACTCCCCCGATCATCCAGGCCACGACGTTCAAGTACACGTCGAGCGAGCAGATGAGCCGACTGTTCGACCTGTCCGAATCCGGCTACTTCTACACCCGTCTGCAGAACCCGACCAACGACACGGTCGCCGCCAAGATCTGCGAGCTCGAAGGCGGCGCGGCCGCGATGCTCACCAGCTCCGGCCAGGCGGCGAACTTCTTCGCCCTGTTCAACATCTGCAACGCGGGCGACCATATCGTGGCCTCGTCCGCGATCTACGGCGGCACGTTCAACCTCATCAACGTGACGATGCGCAAGATGGGCATCGAATGCACGTTCGTGAGCCCCGACTGCACGCCCGAGGAGCTGGACGCCGCGTTCCGGCCGAACACCAAGGCCGTGTTCGGCGAATCCATCTCCAACCCGGCGCTCATCGTGCTGGACTTCGACAAGTTCACCGCCGCCGCGCACGACCACGGCGTGCCGATCATCGTCGACAACACGTTCCCCACGCCGGTCAACTGCCGCCCGTTCGACTACGGCGTCGACATCGTCACGCACGCGACCACCAAGTACATGGACGGCCACGGCTCCTGCGTGGGCGGCGCGATCGTCGACTCCGGCCGCTTCGACTGGATGGCCCACGCCGACAAGTTCCCGGGACTGACCACGCCCGACGACTCGTACCACGGCGTCACCTACGCCACCGACTTCGGCCCGGCCGCCTACATCATCAAGGCCACCGCGCAGCTCATGCGCGACTTCGGTTCCACGCCGGCGCCGATCAACTCGTGGATCATGGGCATGCACCTGGAGTCGCTGGCCGTGCGCATGGAACGCCATTGCGCCAACGCACTCGCCGTGGCGAGGTTCCTCGAAGCCGACCCGCGCATCTCATGGGTGAGCTACCCGGGGCTGGAAGGCGACCGCAACCATGCGCTGGCCGCCAAGTACATGCCGAACGGCACGTGCGGCGTGATCTCCTTCGGCGTGCCCGGCGGGCGCGACACGGTCTCCTCGCTGCTCGACCATTTCCGGATGATCTCGATCGCCACGCACGTGGCGGATGCGCGCAGCTGCACGCTCTACCCGGCAGGCACCACCCACCGCCAGCTCACCGAGGAGCAGCTTGAGGAGGCCGGCGTCGGCATCGACCTGGTACGCCTGAGCTGCGGCATCGAAAACGCCGATGACATCATCGCCGACCTCAGGCAGGCCATGGACGCCGTGCTCTGATCAATCATCGATTTCGCTCAGCCGGCTCGCAAAATCATTCTCGGACACGCTCTCCCGGATCCGCTTCGCGAGCCGGCATCAGTCAGCGGGGAAGCCCAATCACGTCAGCCGACGTGGCGCTCGAAGCGGTGGAAGCCGGTGATGCGGTCGATCTCGGCCATGGCGTCGACGGGGATCTGGAAGCCGGATGCCTTGAGGTTGTTCTCCAGCTGGCCGGGCTTGCTCGCCCCGGCGATCACGCAGCTGATTTCAGGATGCTGCAGGATCCATGCCATCGACAGGACCGGCAGGTTCGTGCCAAGCTCGTCGGCGACGCCACGCAGCCGCTCCACCATGTCCAGGTTCTCATCGGTGAGCAGGTCGTTGATCTGGTGATCCGCCTGCCATGTGGCACGCGACCCGGCCGGCAGCGGCTGAACCACAGTGATCGGGTACAGAATGACGCTTCAGCATGCCGCCGACCACCGTGGCCGACACGGCGCCGAGCACCGCGCCGGGCAACAGGGCGAGAGCTCCCAGCACCGTGCCGGCGGTGAAGATCGCGATCGCCATGATGAACAGGGTCTTCGTGGCGAATTTGCGCACCATGAACGGCGAGCTGGGGATCGACACCGACAGCAACAGCAGGTAGCCGGCGGTCAGCCATTGCACGACCGATGCGCTGATCGAGAATTCCTCCATCAGTGTGGAGTAGGCGATGTTCAGCGACGCTTCCGACAGGATGCCGAGGAACGTCAGGATGGCCAAAGGCACCACGACGATGACGAGTTTCGTGGCGACCGGCTCTTTGCCGCCGTGGGGCAGGCGTGCGGTTGATGTGCTCATTGTGTCCTTTCCTTGATTTCCGGTACCCGGATGCGGCCGGATGCGCGGCGGATGGGCTGCGGCCGCGGGATCGGGCCGGCCGTCGTCTCGGCGAGCACGTCGCCCAGATGCGCGTGGTACTCCTCGACGTAGGTTCGGCGCAGGTCGAGTTCCCGCGCCGTGAGCGTGAGTGTGACGGCACGGCGGTCGGAGGGGTCGGCGTGCTTGTCGAGCAGTCCGATGGAAGTCATGTCGTTGACCAGTTTGGTGACGCTCGGCGTGGTGACGCCGAGGAACGCGCTTACATCGCATTCCCGTGCGGTGCCGACCGACTGCCCGTTGGGTTCGTTGAGTAGATGACACCGTTCTCAGCACAGGAGCGGTATGATGCACGATCCGGCACGTCACCCCGTAAAGCCCGGTATACAGGGTACATACACCAGGCAAAACACGCCCGGCAGAATGGTCATACCGGCTCGATACCATATCTGCCATACTTACTCACCATCAAACATCACAGGAGATCTCATGACCACGCTAGCCATTGATATCGGAGGAACCAAAATCGCCGCAGCCGTATGCGATGAAAACGATGCCATCACACATCGCTGGCGCGTTCCCACACCGATGGACGCCGACGCCATCAACCACCACATCGCCAACATCTACCATGAGGCCGTCGCCGCCGGCCACGACGACATCCAGGCCATCGGCATCTCCGCGGCCGGCAACGTCGGCGCGGACCGCCGCACCCTCACCTTCGCCGCGAACATCCCCGCGTGGATCAACTACGACCTGTCCGAGCACATCGGCGCGCTCATCGACCATGCCGTGCCAGTCGTCGTCGAGAACGACGCCAACTGCGCCGGCTGGGGCGAATACGTGCACGGTGCGGGCCAGGGCAGCTCGAACATGGTCGCGCTGACCGTAGGTACCGGACTGGGCGGAGCAATCGTCATCGACGGGCGGCTGTACCGCGGATCGTTCGGCATGGCCGCGGAGCTCGGACACCTGCCGATGGTGCCGGATGGCGACACCTGCGGATGCGGGCTTCGCGGCTGCGCGGAACGCTACACGTCTGGAAGCGCGCTGGAACGGTTCGCCAAGTCCGCCGTGCGCCGACGCCCGCAGGACGCCGAACGCCTGATGGAGTTGTGCGGCGGCGACGTCGACAAGCTCGAAGGCCCGATGGTCTCGCAGGCCGCACAGGAGGGCGACGTGCTCGGCCTGTACGCCTTCGGCAAAATCGGCGAATGGCTCGGCCGCGCGATGGCCGCCACCGCCGCGGTGCTCGACCCGGACGTCTTCGTGATCGGCGGTGGCGTAGTGGCGGTCGGCGACATCCTGCTGGAGCCGGCGCGATACAACTACCAGCGGTTCCTGGAGGGCAGCGCATACCGTGGCCACGCGAGCATCGTCGCCGCCACCGCCGGGCAGGACGCCGGCCTGATCGGCGCCGCCAACCTGGCACTGCGCTAAGACGCGCGATGAGAGATGACGATCAGACGCAATCGCGACGCGTGCAACATCCCAACATGAACCGCACGCGGGCTTACGGGTTCTGATACGTGCACAACTCCCGCGAAACGGCATAATGCACGCGTTGTCCAACGCCAGACGTGTACAACAGTGCATGACAACGATTTCATCCACTGTTGTACACCGACCGCAATTCCAGAAACGTTGGAATTCCAACAAGACACACATCTACATGCATAGGTCTCCCAAAGCGCCTCGTGCACAACTGCCGCATTCGCCCGATATGCGCACGTTGTACACGAGGTCCCCTTCGAAAAGACCTTCGAAAAGACCTTCGAAAAGACCTCCGGACCGAATCACATCCCTTTCATCTCCACCTCTCACATGAAGCCGAACGCGGTGCCTGCCGTTATGCGAGATTCGCACCGGACACGGATCACAGATCCCGTTTACCTTGACCGACAACGGCCGACACCCTAAGACAATGCGCGTTCGCGGTGGGAAATGCCACGAAATGTCGAAAACATGGGTTCTTGCCGGTTCGTGGCATGAAATATCCGACTTGTCTCATTGCTTGAAACAAAGGATACCGAATACTAGACAAGTCAGTAATTGGGCCTCCCATGCAGTTCTATTCGCGTCCCGGAAAAATCTTGCACGATACAACGAGAAAATTGCCGAATCACCAGCAGCGTTCGAGCATCGCCGTATCCTCCCTCGCCCCACCCTCCGGCCCAGCCGCATCACAGCATGTGGTAGTCTTGCTGTTGTTCATATTGGGCGGCATTCCGATATGCCAGGAAAGCCGCGTTGCAAAGGTAGTACCGTTTTGATTTCTCGATGAGCGTCGCCGAGTGGCTTCATGAGCGAAGCCGTGCCTCGGCGTACGCGATCGCAACTCACACCAATCACAGATCCGCAAACCGCATCGGCGAGATTGCGCCGATCCGGTTTCTGCATCCGCGCTTTATGTGAGTTTTCCCCCATTTCATCGAGAACAAGGAACCCAATGATACCTGCACTGACCCTGACGAACATCGTTTTCACTTATCCGGGCACATCGGAGCCGCTGCTTGACGGCATCGACGT contains the following coding sequences:
- a CDS encoding O-acetylhomoserine aminocarboxypropyltransferase/cysteine synthase family protein produces the protein MTHIDTTCVQGGYQPGNGESRTPPIIQATTFKYTSSEQMSRLFDLSESGYFYTRLQNPTNDTVAAKICELEGGAAAMLTSSGQAANFFALFNICNAGDHIVASSAIYGGTFNLINVTMRKMGIECTFVSPDCTPEELDAAFRPNTKAVFGESISNPALIVLDFDKFTAAAHDHGVPIIVDNTFPTPVNCRPFDYGVDIVTHATTKYMDGHGSCVGGAIVDSGRFDWMAHADKFPGLTTPDDSYHGVTYATDFGPAAYIIKATAQLMRDFGSTPAPINSWIMGMHLESLAVRMERHCANALAVARFLEADPRISWVSYPGLEGDRNHALAAKYMPNGTCGVISFGVPGGRDTVSSLLDHFRMISIATHVADARSCTLYPAGTTHRQLTEEQLEEAGVGIDLVRLSCGIENADDIIADLRQAMDAVL
- a CDS encoding aldo/keto reductase, with the translated sequence MVQPLPAGSRATWQADHQINDLLTDENLDMVERLRGVADELGTNLPVLSMAWILQHPEISCVIAGASKPGQLENNLKASGFQIPVDAMAEIDRITGFHRFERHVG
- a CDS encoding MFS transporter; the encoded protein is MSTSTARLPHGGKEPVATKLVIVVVPLAILTFLGILSEASLNIAYSTLMEEFSISASVVQWLTAGYLLLLSVSIPSSPFMVRKFATKTLFIMAIAIFTAGTVLGALALLPGAVLGAVSATVVGGMLKRHSVPDHCGSAAAGRVACHMAGGSPDQRPAHR
- a CDS encoding ROK family glucokinase, encoding MTTLAIDIGGTKIAAAVCDENDAITHRWRVPTPMDADAINHHIANIYHEAVAAGHDDIQAIGISAAGNVGADRRTLTFAANIPAWINYDLSEHIGALIDHAVPVVVENDANCAGWGEYVHGAGQGSSNMVALTVGTGLGGAIVIDGRLYRGSFGMAAELGHLPMVPDGDTCGCGLRGCAERYTSGSALERFAKSAVRRRPQDAERLMELCGGDVDKLEGPMVSQAAQEGDVLGLYAFGKIGEWLGRAMAATAAVLDPDVFVIGGGVVAVGDILLEPARYNYQRFLEGSAYRGHASIVAATAGQDAGLIGAANLALR